The following are encoded together in the Herpetosiphonaceae bacterium genome:
- a CDS encoding DUF305 domain-containing protein, with protein sequence MNKQHRRFFSGALLVLALSACGQQAAPDSGAIFTTGGGNHGHGAGKEGDHHDTAPPPPGYTGEAPTQVADTFDAQFIDSMVEHHNGAIRMAEEAIRQSERAEIKQLAQNIIDAQHKEIQQMGAWREAWYPGSQVTGGTGMPMGHMEISADTSKPFDLRFIEAMISHHQGAIDMAKEAQTRAEHAEIKQLAAEIIKAQEAEIAQMKSWQQQWFAN encoded by the coding sequence ATGAACAAGCAACACCGACGATTCTTTTCCGGCGCACTCCTGGTGCTGGCGCTCAGCGCGTGCGGCCAGCAGGCAGCGCCCGACAGCGGAGCCATCTTCACCACCGGCGGCGGCAATCACGGCCACGGCGCGGGCAAAGAGGGCGATCATCACGACACCGCGCCACCGCCGCCCGGCTATACCGGCGAGGCCCCGACGCAGGTTGCAGATACATTCGACGCGCAGTTTATCGACAGCATGGTAGAGCATCACAACGGCGCGATCCGGATGGCCGAGGAGGCGATCCGCCAGAGCGAGCGCGCCGAGATCAAGCAGCTGGCGCAGAACATCATCGACGCGCAGCACAAGGAAATTCAGCAGATGGGAGCCTGGCGCGAGGCGTGGTATCCCGGCTCGCAGGTGACGGGCGGCACCGGCATGCCAATGGGTCATATGGAGATCAGCGCCGATACCAGCAAGCCCTTCGATCTCCGCTTCATCGAGGCGATGATCTCGCATCACCAGGGCGCGATCGATATGGCGAAGGAGGCGCAGACCAGGGCCGAGCACGCCGAGATCAAACAGCTTGCCGCCGAGATTATCAAGGCGCAAGAGGCCGAGATCGCCCAGATGAAGTCCTGGCAGCAGCAGTGGTTTGCCAACTAG
- a CDS encoding VTT domain-containing protein, with protein MPVLLAYAGLFLWSFLASTILPLSSEAPLAILVRTYQHISAPVLVATTGNYLGACTTYWIAARAARVLGSNQPQHTSRERAARLLRRYGAPALLLSWVPILGDGLVVLAGALGVPLKPFSLWVILGKALRYLAVAWLAAAL; from the coding sequence ATGCCCGTCTTGCTGGCATACGCCGGACTATTTTTGTGGAGCTTTCTCGCATCGACGATCCTGCCCCTCAGCTCTGAAGCACCTCTGGCGATCCTTGTACGAACCTACCAGCACATCAGCGCGCCCGTGCTGGTCGCGACAACCGGCAACTACCTGGGAGCATGCACCACCTACTGGATTGCGGCGCGTGCCGCCCGCGTGCTGGGCAGCAACCAGCCGCAGCACACAAGCCGTGAGCGGGCAGCGCGCCTGCTGCGGCGCTACGGCGCTCCAGCGCTGCTGCTCTCGTGGGTGCCGATCCTCGGCGATGGCCTGGTGGTCCTGGCCGGAGCGCTGGGCGTGCCGCTCAAGCCCTTCTCGCTCTGGGTGATCCTCGGCAAAGCGCTGCGCTACCTGGCCGTCGCCTGGCTGGCGGCTGCGCTCTAG
- a CDS encoding alpha/beta hydrolase: protein MLRLMLVIPGLLCSLGAIVITLWIVVPAPLYQLWLVAVGASEWSLWFGAIGLAGAGFGLAALALGSRWPASIALVLGLSAAAIALVPLLQSQPVARANDLQLSLRRYLLGTRDLPEGQPQTIAFATVAEQPLMLDVYQPAAPAATPRPAVIVVHGGSWSGGDKSDFPRWNWWLTQHGYVVFDIQYRLAPQPNWQSATGDVKCAIGWVKRNAAQYNVDPQRLALLGRSAGGHLALLAAYTPQVPALPPGCDVPDPDVQAVISLYGPADLVWGYNNPANPDVIDGPGTLRRFLGGDPQTAADRFAIASPINHVAADTPPTLLLHGGQDQLVGQHHAELLAERLQAANVPHQAVFIPYAQHGFDYNFNGWGSQIAQPLMLKFLDTYVTQR from the coding sequence ATGCTACGGCTGATGCTGGTGATACCTGGACTACTGTGCAGCCTCGGCGCGATCGTGATCACGCTCTGGATCGTCGTGCCCGCGCCGCTGTATCAGCTCTGGCTGGTGGCAGTGGGCGCGAGCGAGTGGAGTCTCTGGTTTGGCGCGATCGGATTGGCGGGCGCTGGCTTTGGCCTTGCCGCGCTTGCGCTTGGCAGCCGCTGGCCGGCCTCGATCGCGCTGGTGCTTGGCCTGTCGGCGGCGGCAATTGCGCTGGTGCCCCTGCTTCAGTCGCAGCCCGTCGCGCGTGCGAACGATCTCCAACTGTCGCTGCGGCGCTATCTGCTCGGCACGCGCGACCTGCCGGAGGGCCAGCCGCAGACGATCGCATTTGCCACTGTCGCGGAGCAGCCCTTGATGCTGGACGTGTACCAGCCCGCCGCGCCTGCGGCCACGCCCCGACCAGCGGTGATTGTGGTCCACGGCGGCTCGTGGAGCGGCGGCGATAAGAGCGACTTTCCGCGCTGGAACTGGTGGCTGACGCAGCACGGCTATGTGGTCTTCGATATTCAATATCGTCTCGCGCCGCAGCCGAACTGGCAGAGCGCGACGGGCGATGTCAAATGTGCGATCGGCTGGGTCAAGCGTAACGCCGCGCAGTACAACGTCGATCCGCAGCGGCTCGCGCTGCTGGGCCGCTCCGCCGGTGGGCATCTGGCGCTGCTTGCAGCCTACACGCCGCAGGTGCCAGCGCTGCCGCCGGGCTGCGACGTGCCCGATCCAGACGTGCAGGCGGTCATCTCGCTGTATGGCCCCGCCGATCTTGTCTGGGGCTACAATAATCCGGCCAATCCTGACGTGATCGACGGGCCGGGCACGCTGCGGCGATTTCTCGGCGGCGATCCGCAGACCGCAGCCGATCGGTTTGCCATCGCGTCGCCGATCAATCACGTAGCGGCAGACACACCGCCGACGCTGCTGCTGCATGGCGGGCAAGATCAACTGGTAGGCCAGCATCACGCCGAGCTGCTCGCCGAGCGGCTCCAGGCGGCGAATGTGCCGCATCAGGCGGTGTTCATTCCGTATGCCCAGCACGGCTTCGACTATAACTTCAACGGCTGGGGATCGCAGATCGCGCAGCCGCTCATGCTCAAGTTTTTAGACACATATGTGACGCAGCGCTGA
- a CDS encoding response regulator transcription factor codes for MAIRVVLADDHSVVRKGVREFLEEEPDIEVIGEASDGLQAVALATALQPDVIVMDIKMPQLSGVDATRRIRSAAPKVRVLALTAYDDDPYIFGLLEAGASGYVLKTAESSEMIRAIRTVAAGHSALDPAIAPRIIARVAHPAQPAETLTERELEVLRLAARGLTNKQIGHDLDISDRTVQNHLANIYAKLEVASRTEAVTAALQRGLLRLGE; via the coding sequence ATGGCGATTCGAGTTGTACTGGCCGACGATCATAGCGTCGTGCGAAAAGGCGTGCGGGAGTTTCTTGAGGAAGAGCCCGACATCGAGGTGATCGGCGAGGCCAGCGATGGCCTGCAAGCAGTAGCTCTGGCGACCGCGCTTCAGCCCGATGTGATCGTAATGGACATTAAGATGCCGCAGCTCTCCGGCGTGGATGCTACCCGGCGTATCCGCAGCGCCGCGCCCAAGGTGCGAGTGCTCGCGCTCACCGCCTACGACGATGATCCGTACATCTTCGGGCTGCTGGAGGCCGGAGCCAGCGGCTACGTGCTCAAAACCGCCGAGTCGAGCGAGATGATCCGGGCCATTCGTACCGTCGCGGCGGGACACTCCGCGCTCGATCCGGCAATCGCGCCCAGGATCATCGCGCGCGTCGCGCATCCAGCGCAGCCTGCCGAGACGCTGACTGAGCGCGAGCTGGAGGTGCTGCGTCTGGCGGCGCGCGGCCTGACCAACAAGCAGATCGGCCACGACCTCGACATCAGCGACCGGACCGTGCAAAATCATCTCGCCAACATCTACGCCAAGCTGGAAGTCGCCTCGCGCACCGAGGCCGTGACGGCTGCGCTGCAACGCGGGCTTCTGCGGCTGGGGGAGTGA
- a CDS encoding histidine kinase, translating into MRRRKRWQPRDPHIGPLRELQSRAEAMTRGDFSSLGQPVGGSREVEDLRRAMDVMGAHVEQAQIGMQDYIAALTTAQEAERGRLARELHDDTVQRLVALGQGVERVQRALERDPALAQERLKALRSEITSMVQAVRTMIGDLRPPALEELGLLPAVELLLKRNSDQGPQVAVQVYGSERRLDPQSELALFRIIQEAWSNIRHHAQAQRATFSFTYGPDMFDVAIVDDGRGFTPPNSTPGEARAQRGHYGILGMQERAMLVGGAVEISSAPGQGTRLHIHIPYPGVDGRDPICNMLVGPEALSATYNGQLYRFCSPACRDLFVAQPERYV; encoded by the coding sequence ATGAGACGACGCAAACGATGGCAGCCGCGCGATCCGCATATCGGGCCGCTCCGCGAGTTGCAGAGCCGCGCCGAGGCAATGACACGCGGCGATTTTAGCTCGCTGGGACAGCCCGTGGGAGGATCACGCGAGGTCGAGGACCTGCGGCGCGCGATGGATGTGATGGGCGCGCACGTCGAGCAGGCGCAGATCGGGATGCAGGACTATATCGCGGCGCTGACCACGGCGCAAGAGGCGGAGCGCGGGCGGCTCGCGCGCGAGCTGCACGACGATACCGTCCAGCGTCTCGTCGCGCTGGGCCAGGGCGTCGAGCGGGTGCAGCGCGCGCTGGAACGCGATCCGGCGCTAGCCCAGGAGCGGCTCAAAGCGCTGCGCTCCGAGATCACGTCGATGGTGCAGGCCGTCCGCACCATGATCGGCGATCTGCGACCGCCCGCGCTGGAAGAGCTGGGCTTGCTGCCCGCCGTGGAGCTGCTGCTCAAGCGCAACAGCGACCAAGGGCCGCAGGTCGCGGTGCAGGTGTACGGCTCCGAGCGACGGCTCGATCCACAAAGCGAGCTGGCGCTCTTCCGCATCATTCAGGAGGCATGGAGCAACATTCGGCATCATGCCCAGGCCCAGCGCGCGACCTTTAGCTTCACCTATGGGCCGGATATGTTCGACGTGGCGATCGTTGACGATGGGCGCGGCTTCACGCCGCCCAACAGCACGCCCGGCGAAGCGCGCGCGCAGCGCGGACACTATGGCATTCTCGGCATGCAAGAGCGCGCCATGCTGGTCGGCGGCGCGGTCGAGATCAGCAGCGCGCCGGGCCAGGGCACGCGGCTGCACATCCACATCCCCTATCCCGGTGTCGACGGTCGCGACCCCATCTGTAACATGCTGGTGGGGCCGGAGGCGTTGAGCGCGACGTATAACGGCCAGCTCTACCGCTTCTGCTCGCCCGCCTGCCGCGATCTCTTCGTCGCGCAGCCGGAGCGGTACGTTTAG
- a CDS encoding amidase, whose protein sequence is MSGHDPEPSSQKLSRRTFLKWSAAAATLPLLADLAETSAAGAHELSRISSGTAGAVNDLEEVTIAELQAAMAAGSLSARQLVLRYVQRIQTLDQSGPQLRSLLEVNPDVLALADELDAERKAKGPRSPLHGIPILLKDNIDTADTMLTTAGSLALVGSKPRQDAFVAQRLREAGAILLGKTNLSEWANFRSTRSSSGWSGRGRQNLNPYALDRNPCGSSSGSAAAVSANFAAAALGTETDGSIVCPSSACGVVGIKPTVGLVSRAGVIPIAHSQDTVGPHGRTVADAAAVLGALTGVDPRDPATQASVGKSYSDYTQFLDPNGLKGARIGVPRQGLFGWSQDADRITNAALGIMQAMGAVIVDPADIPSISDIASSPVEFEVLLYEFKADLNLYLATRDPNPRYPNSPVMRTLADLIEFNRATAAVEMPYFGQEIFEMAQAKGPLSDPDYLKALETSHRLSRQEGLDAVLDKYQLDALVAPTGSPAWPIDLINGDHFLGGSSSPAAMAGYPLVTVPAGYVAGLPVGITFMGRAFSEPTLIRLAYAFEQATKFRRAPQFRPSIGLQRRSKVPSTTTKRRFHARKKSK, encoded by the coding sequence ATGTCAGGACACGACCCGGAGCCGAGCAGCCAGAAGCTCAGTCGGAGGACCTTCCTGAAATGGAGCGCAGCGGCAGCCACGTTGCCGCTCCTAGCGGACCTGGCAGAAACCTCGGCGGCAGGCGCCCATGAACTCTCTCGTATCTCGTCTGGCACGGCAGGAGCAGTGAACGATCTGGAGGAGGTGACGATCGCCGAATTGCAGGCGGCTATGGCGGCGGGCAGCTTGAGCGCGCGCCAGCTTGTCCTGCGCTACGTCCAGCGCATCCAAACGCTCGATCAGTCGGGGCCGCAGCTTCGCTCGCTGCTCGAAGTTAATCCTGACGTGCTTGCACTCGCCGATGAGCTGGATGCCGAGCGCAAAGCCAAAGGCCCGCGTAGCCCGCTCCACGGTATCCCGATTCTGCTCAAAGATAACATCGATACGGCGGATACCATGCTGACCACAGCCGGATCGCTGGCGCTCGTCGGGTCGAAGCCCCGGCAGGATGCCTTCGTTGCGCAGCGGCTGCGTGAGGCGGGCGCGATCTTGCTTGGCAAGACCAACCTGAGCGAGTGGGCTAACTTCCGCTCGACGCGCTCGTCAAGCGGCTGGAGCGGACGCGGGCGGCAGAATCTCAATCCGTATGCCCTGGATCGTAATCCGTGCGGCTCCAGCTCCGGCTCCGCCGCGGCAGTGTCCGCTAATTTTGCAGCCGCCGCCCTTGGCACCGAAACCGACGGCTCGATTGTGTGTCCTTCCTCAGCCTGTGGCGTGGTCGGGATCAAGCCGACGGTCGGGCTGGTCAGCAGAGCGGGCGTGATCCCGATCGCGCATAGCCAGGATACGGTCGGGCCGCACGGACGCACCGTTGCCGATGCTGCGGCTGTCCTCGGCGCACTCACGGGCGTCGACCCGCGCGATCCCGCCACGCAGGCCAGCGTGGGAAAATCGTACAGCGACTACACGCAGTTTCTCGATCCCAACGGTCTAAAGGGCGCGCGCATCGGCGTGCCGCGTCAGGGATTGTTTGGCTGGAGCCAGGACGCCGATCGGATCACCAATGCCGCGCTTGGGATCATGCAGGCGATGGGCGCGGTGATCGTCGATCCCGCTGATATTCCTTCGATCAGTGACATTGCTTCCAGCCCTGTCGAGTTCGAGGTGCTGCTCTACGAGTTCAAGGCCGATCTGAATCTGTATCTTGCCACACGCGATCCCAATCCGCGCTATCCGAACAGCCCCGTGATGCGCACGCTGGCCGATCTTATCGAGTTCAACCGGGCGACGGCTGCGGTGGAGATGCCCTACTTCGGCCAGGAGATCTTCGAGATGGCGCAGGCCAAAGGCCCGCTTAGCGATCCAGACTATCTGAAAGCGCTTGAGACGAGCCACCGCCTATCTCGTCAGGAGGGCCTCGATGCCGTGCTGGACAAGTACCAGCTCGATGCGCTTGTCGCTCCGACCGGCAGCCCCGCCTGGCCGATCGATCTGATCAACGGCGATCATTTTCTTGGCGGCAGCTCGTCGCCCGCCGCGATGGCCGGGTATCCGCTGGTGACGGTTCCGGCGGGCTATGTGGCCGGGCTGCCCGTCGGGATCACCTTTATGGGACGCGCCTTCAGCGAGCCGACGCTGATCAGGCTGGCGTATGCGTTCGAGCAGGCGACCAAGTTCCGGCGCGCCCCTCAGTTCCGCCCATCGATCGGGCTCCAGCGCAGGTCGAAGGTGCCGTCAACCACCACGAAGCGCAGGTTTCATGCGCGGAAGAAATCCAAATAG